From the Sphaerochaeta sp. genome, one window contains:
- the recN gene encoding DNA repair protein RecN produces MLESLSIRHYALIDDAQIEFGPGVTVLTGETGAGKSIIMGALSLLLGDKAENQVIRTGCDSASVSATFSFTNPWEALRHALDEMGLSLEDGVLVLSRTLKSNGRSTITIQGVAKTRSELALLGSLLVDVSAQRDHQSLFLPAKQRDVLDAYARDEKERVAYRTHWDALQGLLREKDELTTALKDAVRETDYLSFAVQEIEHADIKDGEDEAVAEEVRVAGSYEQIHTRLETVESLLGGEGESRGAVLSLKDAAREMNGASRLDASLAELASRLESASIECDDIAETIRDRLGRMRFSQEKLDELQARLSLLQRLKKKYGPTLSDVLAFLDASRRKLDAGLHGQERLSVIEKRIIDEEHQLAAAAEALTSRRMAAAKDLAAKIQKNLRVLGMEKAVFTILVQPAERSAWGADDISFSLCANPGMESRPIAEVASGGELSRVLLALKTTLEADDEVGTLVFDEIDAGIGGAVALSVGGQLARLGAGHQVIVITHLASIAAMANGHLVVSKEVENGASYTHIRPVHGDERVKEIARMLSGDTSEISLAHARVLVQSSGHILDS; encoded by the coding sequence ATGCTTGAAAGCCTTTCCATCCGACATTACGCGCTCATCGATGACGCCCAGATCGAATTCGGTCCGGGTGTGACCGTCCTGACCGGTGAGACCGGAGCGGGGAAGTCAATCATCATGGGGGCGCTTTCCTTGCTGTTGGGGGACAAGGCGGAAAACCAAGTGATCCGCACCGGTTGTGACTCCGCATCGGTCAGCGCCACCTTTTCGTTCACCAATCCCTGGGAAGCGCTCCGTCACGCGTTGGATGAGATGGGGCTCTCCCTGGAAGACGGGGTTTTGGTGCTCTCCCGGACGTTGAAATCCAACGGACGGTCGACGATCACCATCCAGGGCGTGGCGAAGACCCGCTCGGAACTTGCTCTGCTTGGATCCCTTTTGGTGGATGTCTCCGCCCAACGTGACCATCAAAGCCTGTTTCTGCCCGCCAAACAACGCGATGTGCTGGACGCTTACGCCAGGGATGAAAAGGAACGCGTCGCCTATCGCACCCATTGGGATGCGTTGCAGGGACTCCTTCGGGAGAAGGATGAACTGACAACGGCGCTGAAGGACGCGGTACGGGAGACGGACTATCTTTCCTTCGCCGTCCAGGAGATCGAACACGCCGACATCAAGGACGGTGAGGATGAGGCGGTTGCCGAGGAAGTCCGGGTCGCCGGCTCGTACGAACAGATTCATACCCGTCTGGAGACGGTGGAGTCGCTGTTGGGCGGGGAGGGTGAGAGCAGGGGTGCGGTGCTTTCCCTGAAGGACGCGGCCAGGGAGATGAACGGCGCATCCCGTCTGGATGCTTCCCTTGCCGAATTGGCATCCCGATTGGAGAGCGCGTCCATCGAATGTGATGATATCGCCGAGACCATCCGCGACCGGCTGGGGCGGATGCGCTTCAGCCAGGAGAAGCTGGATGAACTGCAGGCGCGCCTTTCCCTGTTGCAACGACTGAAAAAGAAGTATGGACCGACGCTCTCCGATGTGCTTGCGTTTCTTGACGCATCCCGCCGGAAGCTGGACGCAGGTCTTCACGGACAGGAACGCCTGTCCGTGATTGAGAAGCGGATCATTGACGAGGAACACCAGTTGGCTGCGGCCGCTGAGGCGCTTACGTCCCGTCGGATGGCTGCCGCCAAGGACCTGGCAGCCAAGATCCAGAAAAACCTGCGTGTGTTGGGGATGGAAAAAGCGGTGTTCACCATTTTGGTGCAGCCTGCGGAGCGTTCCGCCTGGGGGGCTGATGACATCTCCTTCTCCCTGTGCGCCAACCCCGGCATGGAAAGCCGACCCATCGCGGAAGTGGCCAGCGGAGGCGAATTGTCCCGTGTCCTGCTGGCGTTGAAGACCACGTTGGAAGCGGATGATGAGGTGGGTACGCTGGTGTTTGACGAGATTGACGCCGGCATCGGAGGGGCGGTGGCGCTTTCCGTCGGAGGACAGCTTGCCCGTCTTGGAGCCGGGCACCAGGTGATCGTCATCACCCACCTGGCTTCCATCGCCGCCATGGCGAACGGACACCTGGTCGTTTCCAAAGAAGTGGAAAACGGCGCTTCCTATACCCATATTCGTCCGGTACACGGGGATGAACGGGTCAAGGAGATCGCGCGGATGCTCAGTGGCGATACGTCAGAGATCAGCCTTGCGCACGCTCGAGTGTTGGTGCAAAGTTCAGGTCATATCCTAGATTCCTGA
- a CDS encoding DegT/DnrJ/EryC1/StrS family aminotransferase yields MIRFYKPTIRRKDMNAVLQTMVDEKIGPGERKRQFAGLLSQQLGKSHCVPLRSYVDAIRLSYVACQVGNGSLVGMSVLSPEIHRYAATMLGASVLLGDVDPATGCLSADEAKRLEGEGCCCVILDEPVGMIPYQQDYSSLSVPLIEDVTQSIGSVYDTEKAGSRGKILVSAFEEPDVISAAGGAAILTNDQKIRDAVLSSIASVRPFMELPDLNAALGIIQCETFPEQLEKRRTFYRLFQKGLLKTHHKLFGITNPEFEINGYGFAVQLDSKIEEVMDFATRYQVSTRRTFASCVGADKVEDFDHFPVAIPAILRCVSFPIYPFISQADSDVLLKVISHLP; encoded by the coding sequence ATGATCCGATTCTACAAACCTACCATTCGAAGAAAAGACATGAACGCCGTCCTGCAGACGATGGTGGACGAAAAGATTGGCCCGGGAGAACGCAAACGGCAATTTGCCGGATTGCTTTCCCAGCAGTTGGGCAAATCGCACTGCGTCCCTCTTCGTTCGTATGTCGACGCGATCCGTTTGTCCTATGTGGCATGCCAGGTCGGCAACGGCTCTCTGGTGGGTATGAGCGTGCTCTCTCCGGAAATCCATCGGTACGCGGCGACGATGCTCGGCGCATCCGTTCTTCTCGGGGATGTGGACCCCGCTACAGGGTGTCTCTCCGCAGATGAAGCGAAACGCCTGGAAGGGGAAGGGTGCTGCTGCGTCATCCTTGATGAACCGGTGGGCATGATTCCCTACCAACAGGATTATTCCTCGCTTTCCGTTCCTCTGATTGAAGATGTCACCCAAAGCATCGGTTCTGTGTATGATACGGAGAAAGCGGGATCGCGGGGAAAGATCCTCGTCTCCGCGTTCGAGGAACCGGATGTGATCAGCGCGGCGGGGGGTGCGGCCATTCTGACCAATGACCAGAAGATCCGCGACGCGGTGCTTTCGTCCATCGCCAGCGTCCGGCCGTTCATGGAACTGCCGGATCTCAACGCGGCGTTGGGGATCATCCAATGTGAGACGTTTCCGGAACAATTGGAGAAACGGCGGACGTTCTACCGGTTGTTCCAGAAAGGATTGCTGAAGACCCACCACAAGCTGTTCGGCATCACCAACCCGGAATTCGAGATCAACGGCTACGGGTTCGCCGTCCAGCTTGATTCGAAGATTGAAGAGGTGATGGATTTCGCCACCCGCTATCAAGTATCGACACGAAGAACGTTCGCCTCGTGCGTCGGTGCCGACAAGGTGGAGGATTTCGACCATTTCCCTGTGGCGATTCCTGCCATCCTCCGGTGTGTCTCGTTTCCCATTTACCCGTTCATCAGCCAGGCAGACAGTGATGTGCTGCTGAAAGTAATCTCCCATCTCCCATAA
- a CDS encoding NAD(+)/NADH kinase: MVTHILIIANWNKPESHPLAAEISRYIISKGLICSISITSDDVRDLIVPPGTDLAISLGGDGTVLYCARFLHDLGIPIMAVNLGTFGYITEVGKDEWKEELELFLAGKTKLSRRLMIRVEVVRQGRKVFQCHGLNEMVVTSSGISKVVNLSVNMDGVFGGIFRADGIIVATPTGSTGYSLAAGGPILDAGLSDLIVTPVCPFTLSNRPLVVDGETEISLEVLPKQRTGLMLTVDGQQNFPLHEGDVITVEKARSKALIVSSGKRSYIEVIREKLHWSRGGFHA, translated from the coding sequence ATGGTAACCCATATCCTGATCATCGCGAACTGGAACAAACCGGAAAGCCATCCGCTGGCGGCGGAGATTTCCCGTTACATCATCAGCAAAGGGCTGATCTGTTCCATTTCCATCACGTCGGACGACGTCAGGGATCTGATCGTGCCTCCTGGCACCGATCTTGCCATCAGCCTTGGCGGTGACGGGACGGTGCTGTACTGCGCCCGGTTCCTGCATGATCTGGGAATCCCCATCATGGCGGTGAACCTGGGCACATTCGGGTACATCACCGAAGTGGGCAAGGATGAATGGAAGGAAGAGCTTGAGTTGTTCCTTGCCGGGAAGACCAAACTCTCACGCAGGCTGATGATCCGGGTGGAAGTGGTCCGCCAGGGCCGGAAAGTGTTCCAGTGCCATGGACTGAATGAGATGGTGGTCACCTCCAGCGGCATCAGCAAGGTGGTGAACCTCTCCGTAAACATGGATGGGGTGTTCGGCGGGATCTTCCGCGCTGACGGCATCATTGTCGCAACCCCGACCGGATCCACCGGCTACAGCCTGGCGGCCGGCGGTCCGATCCTGGACGCCGGTCTGTCCGACCTGATCGTCACTCCGGTCTGTCCGTTCACCCTGTCCAACCGGCCTTTGGTCGTTGACGGGGAGACGGAGATCTCTTTGGAAGTGTTGCCCAAACAACGGACCGGTCTGATGCTGACGGTGGACGGACAACAGAATTTTCCCCTCCATGAAGGGGATGTGATCACCGTGGAGAAGGCGCGCAGCAAAGCGTTGATCGTCTCCAGCGGCAAACGCTCCTACATCGAGGTGATCAGGGAGAAACTCCACTGGTCACGGGGAGGGTTCCATGCTTGA